One stretch of Clostridia bacterium DNA includes these proteins:
- a CDS encoding ABC transporter permease — protein sequence MEFVLQGLIRGFHLLFSLDPEVVDITLRTLQVTGSATLVSVLLGVPLGVFLALKRFWGRGALLSLVYSGMGLPPTVVGLWVSLFLWRSGPLGDLKLIYTPAAMVIAQAVIATPLVASLTAAALQQLPPKLRLQILALGASRWQLIFQLLREARLGILAAVIAGFGGVVSEVGAAAMVGGNIVGETRVLTTAIMLEVSRGNFDLAIALSFILLALVYAVVALLARAQQPYRSPGS from the coding sequence ATGGAATTCGTTCTGCAGGGGCTGATCCGGGGCTTTCACCTGTTGTTCTCCCTGGATCCGGAGGTGGTGGACATCACCCTCCGGACGTTACAGGTTACCGGTAGCGCCACTCTGGTGAGCGTGCTCCTCGGTGTACCGCTGGGCGTTTTTCTTGCCCTAAAGCGCTTTTGGGGCCGTGGAGCCCTGCTCAGCCTGGTCTACAGCGGCATGGGGCTGCCGCCCACGGTGGTAGGCTTATGGGTCAGTCTCTTTCTCTGGCGTTCGGGCCCGCTGGGCGATCTCAAATTAATCTATACGCCTGCTGCCATGGTGATCGCGCAGGCGGTTATCGCCACTCCGCTGGTGGCGAGCCTCACCGCCGCCGCCCTGCAGCAGCTGCCGCCCAAACTGCGGTTGCAGATACTGGCCCTGGGCGCCTCGCGCTGGCAGTTGATCTTCCAGCTGCTGCGGGAGGCGCGTCTGGGCATTCTGGCCGCGGTGATCGCCGGATTCGGGGGCGTGGTTTCCGAGGTGGGGGCGGCGGCCATGGTGGGCGGGAACATCGTGGGCGAGACCCGGGTGCTCACCACGGCCATCATGCTGGAGGTCTCCCGCGGCAACTTCGACCTGGCCATCGCCCTGAGCTTCATCCTGCTCGCCCTGGTATACGCGGTGGTGGCGCTTCTGGCCCGGGCCCAGCAGCCGTATCGGAGTCCCGGGAGCTGA
- the pstS gene encoding phosphate ABC transporter substrate-binding protein PstS, producing the protein MPGMNKWRRLILGLVAVAMLFLAAGCARPVPPSQNESAGRVKLSGGGASFPYPLYSKWIEEYKQVGAGVVVDYQSIGSGGGIRGITEGTLDFAGSDAPMTPEERARAPREIVHLPVVLGAVAVTYNLPGNPVLNLDGETLADIYLGRIIKWNHPRLQALNPGVALPDQDIAMIHRSDGSGTTFVFTDYLSGTSSAWRNGPGTGKSVSWPLGIGGKGNEGVTGQLKLIEGSIGYVELAYAVKNNLPCARLKNRAGRFVGPATASIAAAAADAARDLPPDLCLSLVNAPGAEAYPLSTFSYLLVYREQADPVKGKALAEFLWWAVHEGQRYAEELLYTPLPEAVVARLEKELKTLTCQGKPLLE; encoded by the coding sequence ATGCCGGGGATGAATAAGTGGCGCCGGTTGATCTTGGGCTTAGTGGCAGTAGCAATGCTCTTTCTTGCCGCCGGCTGCGCCCGGCCGGTTCCGCCCTCTCAGAACGAGTCGGCCGGCCGGGTTAAACTCAGCGGCGGAGGAGCCAGTTTCCCTTACCCTCTCTACTCCAAGTGGATCGAGGAATACAAGCAAGTAGGCGCCGGGGTGGTGGTGGACTACCAGTCCATCGGTAGCGGCGGGGGAATTCGCGGCATAACCGAGGGCACCCTGGATTTTGCCGGCAGCGATGCCCCCATGACCCCCGAGGAGCGGGCCAGGGCACCGCGGGAGATAGTGCACCTGCCCGTGGTACTGGGGGCGGTGGCGGTAACCTACAACCTGCCCGGCAACCCGGTGCTCAATCTCGACGGGGAAACCCTGGCCGACATTTATCTGGGCAGGATCATCAAGTGGAACCACCCGCGCCTGCAGGCTCTCAACCCCGGGGTGGCCCTCCCCGATCAGGATATCGCCATGATCCACCGCTCGGACGGCAGCGGCACCACTTTCGTCTTTACCGATTACCTCAGCGGCACCAGCTCGGCCTGGAGGAACGGGCCGGGCACGGGCAAGTCCGTTTCCTGGCCGCTGGGTATAGGGGGCAAGGGTAACGAGGGGGTTACCGGTCAGCTCAAACTTATAGAAGGATCCATCGGTTACGTGGAGCTGGCCTATGCGGTCAAGAACAACCTGCCCTGCGCGCGGCTGAAGAACCGGGCGGGCCGCTTTGTGGGCCCCGCTACCGCCTCCATAGCCGCGGCCGCCGCCGACGCCGCCCGAGACCTGCCCCCGGACCTGTGCCTTTCCCTGGTGAACGCCCCGGGTGCGGAAGCCTATCCCCTGTCCACCTTTTCTTATCTCCTGGTCTACCGGGAACAGGCGGATCCGGTGAAGGGAAAGGCTCTGGCCGAATTCCTGTGGTGGGCGGTGCACGAGGGGCAGCGCTACGCCGAGGAACTGCTCTATACGCCCCTGCCGGAAGCGGTGGTGGCCCGCCTGGAGAAGGAGCTGAAGACCCTGACCTGCCAGGGCAAGCCGTTGCTGGAATAG
- a CDS encoding ABC transporter ATP-binding protein: protein MAEVFRLEEIEVWKAGRCVLQVPELSLAEGEVLGLIGPNGAGKTTLLLVLAGLEVPHRGRLVFRGREIRGERERQALRRRLAVVFQEPLLLNTTVYNNVAAGLRFRGMTGTEIRSRVHRWLARLGIADLARRPARALSGGEAQRVSLARALVLEPEILLLDEPFASLDAPTRGGLLEELSAILTSTGLTAVFVTHDFRELPALAHRAAALLEGRILQTGTPEEVLYRPASLELAAFVGVSNRLPAEMLERQDGFYRLRAPGGLEVWAGAAASSLPGKAVTALWRPEEGSLLRGAADSMPNAWPAVVKRILPLGAEDRVILSCGGHDLTVLCPHHVVRQMALEPGSEVCLRVPPERVHLLPA, encoded by the coding sequence ATGGCGGAAGTCTTCCGGTTGGAAGAAATAGAGGTCTGGAAAGCCGGCCGTTGCGTGCTTCAGGTGCCGGAGCTCAGCCTGGCCGAAGGAGAGGTGCTGGGATTGATCGGTCCCAACGGCGCCGGCAAGACCACCCTGCTGCTGGTCCTGGCCGGTTTGGAGGTGCCCCACCGGGGCCGGCTCGTCTTTCGCGGCCGGGAGATCCGCGGCGAACGGGAGCGCCAGGCCCTGCGGCGACGCCTGGCGGTGGTATTTCAAGAACCCCTGCTGCTCAACACCACGGTTTACAACAACGTGGCCGCGGGGCTGCGCTTCCGGGGGATGACAGGGACAGAGATCCGGTCCCGGGTGCACCGGTGGCTGGCGCGCCTGGGCATTGCCGACCTGGCGCGGCGTCCGGCGCGCGCCCTTTCCGGCGGCGAGGCCCAGCGGGTAAGCCTGGCCCGGGCCCTGGTTCTGGAGCCGGAGATCCTGCTGCTGGACGAGCCCTTTGCCTCTCTGGACGCCCCCACGCGCGGCGGCCTGCTGGAGGAACTCAGTGCCATCCTCACCTCTACCGGTCTTACCGCCGTTTTCGTTACCCACGATTTTCGCGAACTGCCGGCGCTGGCCCACCGGGCGGCAGCCCTGCTGGAAGGCCGCATCCTGCAGACGGGAACGCCGGAAGAGGTGCTGTACCGGCCGGCCAGCCTGGAGCTGGCTGCCTTCGTGGGCGTTTCCAACCGCCTGCCGGCCGAGATGCTGGAGCGGCAGGACGGGTTTTACCGGTTGCGGGCGCCGGGAGGGCTTGAAGTTTGGGCCGGGGCCGCGGCCTCTTCCCTCCCCGGGAAGGCGGTTACCGCCCTGTGGCGTCCGGAAGAAGGCAGCCTGCTGAGGGGCGCGGCCGACTCGATGCCCAATGCCTGGCCGGCGGTGGTGAAGAGAATCCTGCCTCTGGGGGCAGAAGACCGGGTCATACTGAGTTGCGGGGGGCACGACTTGACCGTGCTCTGTCCCCACCATGTGGTCCGGCAGATGGCCTTGGAGCCGGGGTCAGAGGTGTGCCTGCGGGTGCCGCCGGAAAGGGTGCACCTGCTGCCGGCCTAA
- the phoU gene encoding phosphate signaling complex protein PhoU, giving the protein MPARLGFDNALRELQQDILRMGSLVEEAIALSIQSLVRQDQELAQQVLDADEAVDELEIQIEEKCVRLIATQQPMAKDLRKISTAFKIVGDLERMADHACDIARTTLRIGNEPFIKPLIDIPRMAEITQKMVKDCLDAYVEENVDLAHALTRDDDLVDHLHSQIFRELLTYMMEDPHTIRQSTYLLFISRYLERIADHATNIAERVIYQVTGERKPTGD; this is encoded by the coding sequence TTGCCGGCCAGACTCGGGTTCGACAATGCCCTGCGCGAGCTACAGCAGGACATCCTGCGCATGGGCAGCCTGGTGGAGGAGGCCATCGCCCTGAGCATCCAGTCCTTGGTGCGCCAGGATCAGGAACTGGCCCAGCAGGTGCTGGACGCCGACGAGGCGGTGGATGAGCTGGAGATTCAGATCGAGGAGAAATGCGTGCGGCTGATCGCCACGCAGCAGCCCATGGCCAAGGATCTGCGCAAGATCAGCACCGCCTTCAAGATCGTGGGAGATCTGGAGCGCATGGCCGATCACGCCTGCGATATCGCCCGCACTACCCTCCGCATCGGCAACGAGCCCTTCATCAAGCCCCTTATCGACATTCCCCGCATGGCGGAGATCACCCAGAAGATGGTCAAGGACTGTCTGGATGCCTACGTGGAGGAAAACGTGGACCTTGCCCACGCCCTCACCCGGGACGACGACCTGGTGGACCACCTGCACTCCCAGATATTCCGGGAACTGCTGACCTACATGATGGAAGACCCCCACACCATCCGGCAGTCCACCTACCTCTTATTCATCAGCCGGTATTTGGAGCGCATTGCCGACCACGCGACCAATATTGCCGAGCGGGTGATCTATCAGGTAACCGGCGAACGCAAGCCCACCGGCGATTAG
- the ispE gene encoding 4-(cytidine 5'-diphospho)-2-C-methyl-D-erythritol kinase — MPESVTAWARAKLNLTLDVLGRRADGYHELLSVMQSLELADRLVVSLTSDGIEVAGGPDLPPPRENLAYRAVEVLREKTGFRAGVRVEIEKRIPVAAGLGGGSADAAAALAAVNHLLGLGLTSHRLAVLAAEVGSDVPFCLVGGTALVTGRGERLSLLPSAPSMWLVLARPSLAVATVAVYEAWDRHGRPGPPASPRLVAALNRQDFAGMVAVLGNQLEPVVLQLYPQVAALKETLAGWGALKVWLCGSGPTLAALAAGYEAASEIARRSEAAGYQTWLTRTLV; from the coding sequence TTGCCGGAAAGCGTGACCGCGTGGGCGCGTGCCAAGCTCAATCTCACCCTGGACGTGCTCGGCCGGCGGGCCGACGGTTATCACGAACTGCTCAGCGTGATGCAATCCCTGGAGCTGGCCGACCGGCTGGTAGTGAGCCTGACTTCGGACGGGATCGAGGTGGCGGGCGGGCCGGATCTGCCGCCTCCGCGCGAGAACCTGGCCTACCGGGCGGTGGAGGTGCTGCGGGAGAAGACCGGTTTTCGGGCCGGGGTACGGGTGGAGATCGAAAAGCGCATTCCGGTGGCCGCCGGGCTGGGCGGCGGGAGCGCGGATGCGGCTGCCGCCCTGGCGGCAGTGAACCACCTCCTGGGACTGGGGCTTACCAGCCACCGGCTCGCGGTTCTGGCCGCGGAGGTGGGCTCGGACGTGCCCTTTTGCCTGGTCGGGGGCACGGCCCTGGTCACGGGCCGGGGTGAGCGGCTGAGTCTTCTCCCTTCCGCGCCCTCCATGTGGCTGGTCCTGGCCCGACCTTCCCTGGCCGTGGCTACCGTCGCGGTATACGAGGCCTGGGACCGGCACGGCCGGCCCGGGCCACCCGCCAGCCCGCGCCTGGTTGCCGCCCTCAATCGCCAGGACTTCGCCGGGATGGTGGCGGTTCTGGGCAATCAACTGGAACCGGTGGTGCTTCAGCTCTATCCCCAGGTAGCCGCCCTGAAGGAGACACTTGCGGGTTGGGGGGCGCTCAAGGTATGGCTTTGCGGCAGCGGTCCCACCCTGGCGGCTCTGGCCGCCGGCTACGAGGCGGCCAGCGAAATCGCCCGGCGGTCAGAGGCGGCGGGTTACCAAACCTGGTTGACGCGCACTCTGGTTTAA
- a CDS encoding GntR family transcriptional regulator has translation MGRLEPIEVESVRPLRELVFEALREAILNGTLAPGERLMEVQLAEELGVSRTPIREAIRRLELEGYVVTVPRKGAYVAGMSAKDAADVFEIRAALEGLAAELAAQRITEEELEELERRLHRVALCVEQGDLAALVEADTAFHEVLYRASRNQRLRQIIGHLREQIQRFRTTSLATPGRMHEALEEHKKIVEALAKRNGVLARRLAERHIENAENRLFQYPAEVGGR, from the coding sequence ATGGGTAGACTGGAGCCTATCGAGGTGGAAAGTGTTCGACCTCTGCGGGAGCTGGTGTTCGAGGCTTTGCGGGAGGCGATACTCAACGGCACCCTGGCCCCGGGGGAGCGGCTCATGGAGGTGCAACTCGCCGAGGAACTGGGCGTTTCCCGCACCCCCATAAGGGAGGCCATCCGCCGGCTGGAGCTGGAAGGGTACGTGGTGACCGTCCCCCGCAAGGGTGCCTACGTGGCCGGCATGTCCGCCAAGGACGCGGCCGACGTCTTCGAGATCCGCGCCGCCCTGGAGGGCCTGGCGGCCGAACTGGCGGCGCAGCGGATCACCGAGGAAGAACTGGAAGAATTGGAGCGGCGCCTGCACCGGGTGGCGCTCTGCGTGGAGCAGGGAGACCTGGCCGCCCTGGTGGAGGCGGATACCGCATTTCACGAGGTCCTCTACCGCGCCAGCCGCAACCAGCGGCTGAGGCAGATAATCGGCCACCTGCGGGAACAGATCCAGCGTTTTCGGACCACCTCCCTGGCTACCCCGGGGCGCATGCACGAGGCCCTGGAAGAGCACAAGAAAATCGTGGAGGCTCTGGCCAAGCGGAACGGCGTCCTGGCGCGGCGGCTGGCAGAGCGCCACATCGAGAACGCGGAAAACCGTCTGTTCCAGTACCCGGCCGAGGTAGGGGGCCGCTAG
- a CDS encoding nucleotidyltransferase family protein, whose protein sequence is MGFPVEALVMAGGDRSGGEYRPTKPLAGRPMVAYVVQALQGCRAVKRLAVAGSKEELDGILPPEVLLVSSGENLIATLENALAEYSPREWLLVATADAPLITTQAVEDFLGRCEPLLSRYNFFYSVVREETYQTFCPGSRRTYARLREASLTGGNLFLVRPEIAIPACRRGQEIMRLRKSPLRMARLIGPWFLLRFLLRRLPLAEAEERFSALLGLKGITVSVPYPEVAFDLDHPEDFALAEKLLAERNRATSSQR, encoded by the coding sequence GTGGGTTTTCCGGTGGAAGCCCTGGTCATGGCGGGAGGGGACCGATCCGGCGGTGAGTATCGGCCGACGAAACCGTTGGCCGGCAGGCCTATGGTCGCCTACGTGGTGCAGGCTCTGCAGGGGTGTCGGGCGGTCAAGCGGCTGGCGGTGGCCGGGTCCAAGGAGGAACTGGACGGCATCCTGCCGCCGGAGGTGCTCCTGGTATCCTCGGGGGAGAACCTGATTGCCACCCTGGAGAACGCCCTGGCCGAATACTCCCCCCGAGAGTGGCTGCTGGTGGCCACGGCCGACGCACCTCTCATTACCACGCAAGCAGTCGAGGATTTCCTGGGCCGCTGCGAACCCCTGTTGAGTCGGTATAACTTCTTCTACAGCGTGGTGCGGGAGGAGACGTACCAGACCTTCTGCCCGGGCAGCCGGCGTACCTATGCCCGCCTGCGCGAAGCCAGCCTCACCGGAGGCAATCTTTTCTTGGTGCGGCCGGAGATCGCCATTCCGGCCTGCCGCCGCGGCCAGGAGATCATGCGGTTGCGCAAGAGCCCGCTGCGTATGGCCCGGCTGATCGGGCCTTGGTTTCTGCTGCGGTTTCTCTTGCGGCGGCTGCCGCTGGCCGAGGCGGAGGAGCGCTTCTCCGCCCTGCTGGGCCTGAAAGGCATCACGGTCAGCGTTCCCTATCCCGAGGTGGCCTTTGACCTGGATCATCCCGAGGATTTCGCCCTGGCGGAGAAGCTTTTGGCCGAACGGAACCGAGCGACGTCCTCTCAAAGGTAA
- the glmU gene encoding bifunctional UDP-N-acetylglucosamine diphosphorylase/glucosamine-1-phosphate N-acetyltransferase GlmU produces the protein MAETVAVVLAAGQGKRMRSRLPKVLHPLAGRPLIGYVLEALREIGIEEQIIVVGHRAEAVREALGDGFRYAYQDPPLGTGHAVLQAEALLPPEAATLLVVCGDTPLLTADTLRRLLSEHRARRARATVLTAVVADPSGYGRVVRGQQGEVLAVVEERDAGTETRAIREVNTGTYCFDRQALFSALREVGAANAQGEYYLPDVLGLLARRGAVVAAVQAPPEEALGINSRVELAAAEDLLRRRLNRRLMEQGVTLVDPESTYVEATVEVGPDTIIYPGTMLQGRTRIGEACRVGPYVTVRDSRIGREAEVRYAVVEESEIGDGCRIGPFAYLRPGTRLAARVKVGGFVEIKKSEIGEGSKVPHLSYVGDAVVGKEVNIGAGTITCNYDGERKWPTYIEDGAFIGSNTNLVAPVRVGRGAYVGAGSTITRDVPPGALGVARSRQTVIEGWPVRRGRIRRREREKEA, from the coding sequence TTGGCAGAGACGGTGGCGGTAGTGCTGGCCGCCGGCCAGGGCAAGCGTATGCGCTCTCGCCTGCCGAAGGTCTTACATCCCCTGGCGGGGCGGCCGTTGATAGGGTATGTGCTGGAGGCACTGAGAGAGATAGGTATAGAAGAGCAGATAATAGTGGTGGGGCACCGGGCGGAAGCGGTCCGCGAGGCCCTGGGCGACGGTTTCCGGTATGCGTACCAGGACCCGCCTCTGGGCACGGGGCATGCCGTGCTCCAGGCCGAAGCCCTGTTGCCGCCGGAGGCGGCTACCCTGCTGGTGGTTTGCGGCGACACCCCCTTGCTTACGGCGGACACCCTGCGCCGGCTGCTATCCGAGCACCGGGCCCGCCGCGCCCGGGCCACGGTGCTCACCGCCGTGGTGGCGGACCCTTCCGGCTACGGCCGGGTGGTGCGGGGCCAGCAGGGAGAAGTACTGGCAGTGGTAGAGGAGAGGGACGCCGGAACGGAGACAAGGGCCATCCGGGAAGTCAACACCGGCACCTACTGCTTCGACCGGCAGGCCCTCTTTTCCGCCCTCCGGGAGGTGGGGGCGGCCAATGCCCAGGGGGAGTACTACCTTCCGGACGTGCTGGGGCTATTGGCCCGGCGGGGAGCCGTGGTCGCGGCCGTTCAAGCCCCGCCGGAGGAAGCCTTGGGGATCAACAGCCGGGTGGAGTTGGCGGCGGCCGAGGACCTGCTGCGCCGGCGCCTGAACCGTCGCCTGATGGAGCAGGGGGTGACCCTGGTCGATCCGGAGAGTACCTACGTAGAGGCCACGGTGGAGGTGGGCCCGGATACCATAATCTATCCGGGCACCATGCTGCAGGGCCGTACGCGCATCGGCGAGGCCTGCCGCGTCGGCCCGTACGTAACGGTGCGAGACTCGCGGATAGGCCGGGAGGCGGAGGTGCGCTACGCCGTAGTGGAGGAAAGCGAAATCGGGGACGGTTGCCGCATCGGTCCCTTTGCCTACCTCCGGCCCGGTACGCGCCTTGCGGCGCGGGTAAAGGTAGGGGGTTTCGTGGAGATAAAGAAGTCCGAGATCGGTGAGGGCAGCAAGGTGCCCCACCTTTCCTACGTCGGAGATGCCGTGGTGGGTAAGGAGGTGAACATCGGCGCCGGTACCATTACCTGCAACTACGACGGTGAGCGCAAGTGGCCCACCTACATAGAGGACGGCGCCTTCATCGGCAGCAACACCAACCTGGTGGCGCCGGTGCGGGTGGGCCGGGGAGCCTACGTGGGCGCCGGTTCCACCATCACCCGGGACGTCCCCCCGGGCGCCCTGGGGGTGGCCCGCAGTCGGCAGACGGTCATCGAGGGTTGGCCGGTGCGGAGGGGAAGGATAAGACGCCGGGAGCGCGAAAAGGAAGCTTAG
- a CDS encoding ribose-phosphate pyrophosphokinase: MYDRLKVFAGNANRPLAEEIAAYVGTSLGLAEIRRFSDGEISVAIEESVRGADVFVIQPTCYPVNENLMELLIMIDAVRRASARRITAVIPYYGYARQERKTRGREPISAKLVANLLVQAGARRVLAVDLHAGAIQGFFDIPVDHLPGVPILADYYRGLGLNNVVVVSPDVGGVTRARDLAARIGAEIAIIDKRRPAPNVAEIMNLIGQVSGKTAILIDDIIDTAGTITQAAQALKERGAKTVYACCTHPVLSGPAVERLKESCLEELVVTNTIPLPPEKLWPKVRVLSVAPLLGEAIVRIHRDLSVSQLFD; this comes from the coding sequence ATGTACGATCGCCTTAAGGTCTTTGCCGGTAACGCCAACCGGCCCCTGGCCGAGGAGATCGCCGCCTACGTGGGGACCTCCTTGGGCCTGGCCGAAATAAGGCGGTTCAGCGACGGCGAGATCAGCGTGGCCATTGAGGAAAGCGTGCGCGGCGCGGATGTGTTCGTAATCCAGCCCACCTGCTACCCGGTCAACGAGAATCTAATGGAGCTGCTGATAATGATCGACGCCGTCCGCCGGGCTTCGGCCAGGCGGATAACCGCGGTGATTCCCTACTACGGATATGCCCGACAGGAACGCAAGACCAGGGGACGGGAGCCCATCTCGGCCAAGCTGGTGGCCAACCTTCTGGTTCAGGCCGGTGCCAGGAGGGTGTTGGCGGTGGACCTGCACGCCGGCGCCATCCAGGGCTTCTTCGACATCCCGGTGGATCACCTGCCCGGGGTGCCCATACTGGCCGACTACTACCGGGGCCTGGGGCTGAACAACGTGGTGGTGGTTTCGCCCGACGTGGGCGGGGTGACCCGGGCGCGGGACCTGGCGGCCCGCATCGGGGCGGAGATCGCCATCATCGATAAGCGGCGGCCGGCGCCCAACGTGGCGGAGATCATGAACCTCATCGGTCAGGTGAGCGGCAAGACCGCCATCCTGATCGACGACATAATCGACACCGCCGGCACCATCACCCAGGCCGCCCAGGCCTTGAAGGAGCGGGGCGCCAAGACGGTGTACGCCTGCTGTACCCACCCGGTGCTTTCCGGGCCGGCGGTGGAGCGGCTTAAGGAGTCCTGCCTGGAGGAATTGGTGGTTACCAACACCATTCCCCTGCCGCCGGAGAAGCTCTGGCCCAAGGTGCGGGTACTCTCGGTAGCTCCCCTGCTGGGGGAGGCCATAGTGCGCATCCACCGCGACCTTTCGGTCTCCCAGCTTTTCGACTAG
- a CDS encoding PRC-barrel domain-containing protein: MLIRSRRLLGLPVVSLADGQQVGRVRLPVVDPRNLTVVALALDAGGFFREQRVIPFAAVRSIGEDAVTVEHAEAVRRLSEAPELAPLVRQPLSLLGSKVISEDGRFWGHTEEYFLDQRGNIDHFLVHPGTWRSLARGKGILPAHAVRSAGPASLIVRAEAAEAIRWEGGAGKNIQEAWRRFLGSGKDRPGPPPEAQD, encoded by the coding sequence GTGCTCATACGGAGTCGCAGACTCCTGGGCCTGCCGGTGGTGAGCCTGGCCGACGGCCAGCAGGTCGGCCGCGTCCGCCTGCCGGTGGTGGATCCCAGGAACCTGACCGTAGTGGCGCTGGCCCTGGATGCGGGCGGGTTCTTTCGGGAGCAGCGCGTGATTCCCTTTGCCGCAGTGCGGAGCATAGGCGAGGACGCGGTGACCGTGGAGCACGCCGAGGCGGTAAGGCGCCTCTCGGAAGCTCCGGAACTGGCGCCGCTGGTGCGTCAACCGCTAAGTCTGCTGGGCTCGAAGGTAATCAGCGAGGACGGCCGTTTCTGGGGCCATACCGAGGAGTACTTCTTGGACCAGCGGGGAAACATCGATCATTTCCTGGTGCACCCCGGGACCTGGCGCTCCCTGGCAAGAGGAAAAGGAATTCTGCCCGCCCACGCGGTACGCAGCGCCGGGCCGGCGAGCCTCATCGTGCGGGCAGAAGCGGCAGAAGCAATCCGGTGGGAAGGAGGAGCCGGCAAGAATATTCAGGAGGCTTGGCGCAGGTTCCTGGGCTCGGGGAAGGACCGGCCGGGCCCGCCCCCCGAAGCCCAAGACTGA
- a CDS encoding spore germination protein, whose product MAPRPLKKPLPLNPKKSEENGKQPPEPELAPELSRNRELLGTYLGGSDDVVFRPLEVARTPVKALAVYADGLVRRETIEEQVLKPLMLELAMAEPRQTPASGGELLEFLERRVLSVGEVRRTAGVMEIVVAVLSGDTAFLVDGAAAALIVNTRGWAGRAIEEPVTESLVRGPREGFTETLRTNTALLRRHLRDPHLRIRQFRLGRRGQTDCALAYLEGVVRPEVVEEVGKRLQTIDIDCLLETGEVEQFIEDSPFSVFPQVQYSERPDKVVAGLLEGRVAVLVDGTPFVIMVPAVFGHFFTSPEDYYERWVIGSLLRLLRYLASFVATFLPATYVALTSFHPGLWPTPLALAIAAGREGIPFPSVVEALLMELAFELLREAGARLPRPIGATIGIVGGIIIGDAAVRSKLVSPIMVVVVALTAIASFTIPSYNMAIAFRILRFPITLAAGVLGLYGVVLSFILLNVHLVCLKSFGVVYLSPLVPYRRQDWKDAVFRAPLRVMVSRPVMLRPVDRRRQVNRKRGGW is encoded by the coding sequence ATGGCGCCTAGGCCCCTGAAGAAGCCCCTTCCCCTCAACCCGAAGAAGAGCGAGGAAAACGGGAAGCAGCCTCCGGAGCCGGAGCTGGCTCCTGAGCTTTCGCGGAACCGGGAACTATTGGGGACCTACCTCGGGGGCAGCGACGACGTGGTCTTTCGCCCCCTGGAGGTGGCCCGAACCCCGGTAAAGGCCCTGGCGGTGTACGCCGACGGCCTGGTGCGGCGGGAAACCATAGAGGAGCAGGTGCTGAAGCCGCTCATGCTGGAGCTGGCCATGGCCGAACCGCGCCAGACCCCGGCTTCCGGAGGGGAACTGTTGGAGTTCCTGGAGCGGCGGGTGCTGAGCGTGGGGGAGGTGCGCCGTACCGCCGGGGTCATGGAGATCGTGGTGGCGGTGCTTTCCGGGGATACGGCCTTTCTGGTGGACGGCGCCGCTGCGGCCTTGATAGTCAACACCCGCGGGTGGGCCGGCCGGGCGATAGAAGAGCCGGTGACCGAGTCCCTGGTACGTGGCCCCCGGGAGGGCTTCACCGAGACCCTGCGCACCAATACCGCCTTGCTGCGGCGCCACCTGCGCGATCCCCACCTCAGGATCCGGCAGTTCCGGTTGGGCCGCCGGGGCCAGACCGATTGCGCCCTGGCCTACCTGGAAGGGGTGGTCCGGCCGGAAGTAGTGGAAGAGGTCGGGAAGCGCCTCCAGACCATAGACATCGACTGCCTGCTGGAAACCGGCGAGGTGGAGCAGTTTATCGAGGACAGCCCCTTTTCGGTTTTTCCCCAGGTTCAGTACAGCGAACGACCGGATAAGGTGGTGGCGGGGCTCCTGGAGGGCCGGGTGGCGGTGCTGGTGGACGGGACCCCGTTTGTCATCATGGTGCCCGCGGTCTTCGGCCACTTCTTTACCAGTCCCGAAGACTACTACGAGCGCTGGGTGATCGGGTCGCTCCTGCGTTTGCTGCGCTACCTGGCCTCCTTCGTGGCCACCTTCCTGCCGGCCACCTACGTGGCCCTTACCAGCTTTCACCCCGGTCTCTGGCCCACTCCCCTGGCTTTGGCCATTGCCGCGGGCCGCGAGGGCATACCTTTTCCTTCGGTGGTGGAGGCCCTGCTCATGGAGCTGGCCTTCGAGCTGCTGCGCGAGGCCGGGGCCCGCCTGCCCCGGCCCATCGGCGCCACCATCGGCATCGTGGGCGGCATCATCATCGGCGACGCGGCGGTGCGGTCCAAGCTGGTAAGTCCTATAATGGTGGTGGTGGTGGCCCTCACCGCCATCGCCTCCTTCACCATCCCCTCCTACAACATGGCCATCGCCTTCCGGATCCTGCGCTTTCCCATTACCCTGGCCGCGGGCGTGCTGGGGCTTTACGGGGTGGTGCTCAGTTTCATCCTGCTAAACGTGCACCTGGTCTGCCTCAAGAGCTTCGGGGTGGTCTATCTGTCCCCCCTGGTGCCCTACCGGCGCCAGGACTGGAAAGACGCCGTTTTCCGGGCGCCGCTGCGGGTGATGGTGAGCCGGCCGGTGATGTTGCGGCCCGTCGACCGGCGGCGGCAGGTCAACCGCAAGCGGGGGGGCTGGTAG